Genomic segment of Panicum virgatum strain AP13 chromosome 2K, P.virgatum_v5, whole genome shotgun sequence:
CCCGTGGCTGAAAGCGCGGCGCGACGGACCAGGTACACCTGGGAGAGCGCCACCCTGGCGGCCCGGCCTTGACCCAGAAAGGGAGCAGGCGCTCCTCGAACACCATGCAGGAGCCGCCCAGCACCCACACCAGCAGCGACAAGGCGTAGCTGTTGAGCGCCATGAAGGCCGAGTTCATGGCCCACTTCTTCTTCACGATGCTGTCGTACAGCACCACCAACCTCGGCATGGACTGGATGCCCACCAGCGTCGCCGCAGTCAGCTGCTACGCGGTCGAACACCGGCGTCGCCACGCGAGGGGGCTGCCTGTTGGGAAACGGGGTAGGCTACTCTAGCAttactaccgcatatacccaagatatttacgagtagaagatcatagattattaccactagacgcgcagcgcagcggaagaagtcgcgcgtcgatgtagaggaagtagtcgatcacgtcccatgaaccgagctcctcgtattTGATCCcaacagccgatcagcgcagcagtcgcagcagcgcctccacggagtccacacgtacggggatgaaacgcggggcgtcggtgtgctagcaccgcacgcacggcaagggcggcggccgagagagagggaggggcggcggctaggaggtggcgcagctctCAGGGTTGTCGCCTCCCTAGCCCCTcactcgtatatatagggcgtactaatgggcttctatctcataggcacATTAGTAactctaatccctcttggatcaatattctattgggcctttaaaccgtattgtgatgatgggttcttgggcatatcaccaacaatctcccacttgcactagagacaatcatacaggcaagctttccaacattccaaaccccttaagtgcgtgacccgttaggttcatgtgtaggtggtcgtgatcggaaattatttccgaatcacaagtcaatagcggcacctaacagggcatagtgactcacaaatacacataaagattaTATCGGCCGAAcattagatatactcatacaccgatccctttgccacacgataccagtcaagctcaaagcgagatgcgtgccacctttgtgataactcgaccattctctcgatctaatagtggattctattcataactaacctttagtcatcatgattaactctttaatcactttggcatggccatgcactttcaaatctaACTAtttcgaggggcccagagatatctctcccgttatctagaaggggcaaattccatcttgatccgctcacatcccattccatgtttcatgacacatcAAAAAATATGGGAATATAACTAATATTCCTCACATGGGTTGTGGTAATTTGTAAAAACATTTTCCGTCATAAGTTACATAGAGAATTCGTACTGCATTTCTCATTCTTCACAATTCTATATGTAACTTATAATGGAAAATAAATTTATAAACTAGCACAATGTAACGtagataacggctaagatctactctacacgttgagtagaccacacctgctaaataactctcttacgttttcgtcctcgcttcacgCAAAAAGATCGATCTAgagttactagcttcccagACTCAGCCTTTTAAGCTGATATGTCTCTCCTTCATTTCAGCATGGGACTAAACTGGTGGGGAATACGGTGtcgatgctacagtacccgcgATGTTACCGTAACCTTTTGCTACAGTGTCACGCGCCCAGCTCATTACGGGGTCATGGGGTGGGCTGTTCTGTTACACACAAACAATAGGTGGCGCCATGCAATCTCCATTgctgaaaaagaaagagaaaaaagggTGCCAAGAAAATACACAATATATAGTACGGGCAATGATACCGAGCACGGCCACCTTTTTTATGACGCAAGCAGCCTCATTAGCCAGCGATTCATATACTCAGTTGTTAGTTGGACtgaaagatttttttaaaaaaaaacaattttatttattttttttggaccaaaagctagttgcggaacaagaAACAGCACGGCCAAAGACGGAAGCATAGTCAAACCGTGGGCATGCGAAATCGGCAACTTATCACCAGCAACTCCTGCTCTTGATCTATACAAAACGAAGCTTGACAAAAAAAATAGAGTAATAACAATGAAATTCGTCACGTTCACGGCTCGCATAGTTAATCCGATCCAATCAGGACTCAGGAGCCTCACTATTCGAGAAAAACAATCAGGAGCCTCACTTCACTTGCACTCCACCCCTGCCTCGGCAGCTCGCCGCGGGGTGCTCTTCCGCCGGCTCCCACGATGCCGGAACCCGCTCTGCTTGACGGCCTCGTccttcccctccgccgccgggtcgCAGCCTCGCTTATTATtcggttgccgccgccgccgccttctcttcTTCCCTCCGTTCTCGGTCGTCGAGCCCTTGCCCGGCGCGACCGGTTTGGCGCCGTCGTCACTGTCCTCCACGTGCTCGACACTGGCActgtcctcctcgtcgtcggtgGCGTCAGCCTTGAGGTGCATGTGCGGCCGTCCCCTCCTCTTGTACGCTGGCATcacggcctcctcgccgccgctggcggcATCGGCGTCCTCGCTCTTGGTAGCTTGGGGCATCGGCCGTTTAGCCTTTCCTCCTCTAGGCCTGCCCATCCGGAAATGGAGAAACCCGCTGAAACTACGCCCTCAGCCAACAATAAGGGGGGTGCGAGATTCTTGTTCTGGGGACACTCCTCGGTCAGTCACACAACTGCAAGTAGGCACATACAGAAAACAAAAGGTTTATTCAGGCTGTTTTCATACGCATGGCAATAGCCCAATATGTTTTGAAAAGTAGGAGAATGAATTTTTCGAACTAAAAGGAAAGCTGGAAAGGGAAAACAGTGGGGCAGAAGTAACAGGAAGAATCTGAAGAAGAAATGGTTAACAGGACTCCAGGGACAGACCAAGCAACTGTTCATTGCCTATTCGTGATATGCTGTTAAACTGACATTCGGAATTCTTTTTTAAACTACAAATGGGATTCAGATATGTGGGGTGGAGGATTGCAACCATAAACGAACTACTACCGAAGCGATGAATGAACTAGCTACAAACAGGGACTGATAATGTACCATCCAATGGGAAAAACCTGAAACAAAGGCACGAAGAATGTCCGGAGCTAGCCTCGCATCTCCTATTTTGATCTCCAAGACATTCAGCAACACATACGGAAAGGAGAGCAGCTAGGAGCACGACCGGAACTGACCTGCCGTTGACCAGCGGTATCAATTTATCATGCAGATGCAGGCGGGCTATCAGCTTCTTCCTGAACAGAAACCAGCGGTCAAGAGGATCTGTGGTTAAGAGATTTGTACCTGTAGCACTATCATGAGAGATCTTCAAGGCTGAGCAGGAGGAACTAGAAACCAACCGGGGCGAGAACGGAGGCGAAGCGCGGAGGACGCACGGGAGATGCTGCTGCCGGCGCGAGGGACTTCGGAGCGCGGCGGAGAAGAGCTGCGAGCAGCGATTGGCGAGCCTTCGATCGAGGTAGCGCCGCAAGAGCTTCGAtcgagcagaggaggcggccgcCAGAAGAACTGACTGCCCGCACTGCCTGTtttgcagagagagagagagagagggagggacggAGGATGCTTGGCTTGGCCGCCTGAAATACACTCCTCACTACTCCCTGACCCGTACGAGCAAACGGACGTagcagcgggggggggggggggggggggggggggcatcggCAAGCGTCACAGTAAAAGCGTTCCGGGCACTGTCCCCGGCCCGCTCttaccgccgccgcgagccgggGAAGAAGAGAGCCGAGGGAACGGGGACCCGGGCCAGGGGAGCGAGCGAGCTCGGTCGAAACTTGCGAGGGAGCGACACGCCAATGTGCaatggccctgtttgtttttcTGTACTAGGTAGTATTAAGAAACATTGACTGTTAATTACGATGTTAAATAAAGTTAAtttacaaaattaactccaGAATCCtacgctaggaaccctgaagatcTAACGAGACATTTGACTgtgcgattagaggatgattattATAGTAtactatagccaatcatcgcttaattaccatcattagattcgtcgtaaaAAGTTATACTCATTCCTAAAagaattttgtaaataaatttcatttagcaCTCCATGTATGCGAGATCCTTTTTTCGGATTGTGTGCACAAACCCCCCTGCCGGCTCAGTTCGCGCGCGCGCATTGCTCCTCCCAGTACGGAGGGAGTGACGCGACCGAGACGAAACGAAGAACGAGACGAGACGGCCGGCGAGCAAACGCGGGACGCCGGGGACCTCCTCCGTCGACGGGTTTAGGCCAAAACCGTGTGCcgtgaaaaaaaaacagccgTTTCGGCTCGAAGAGAATGCAGATCTCGGGCCACGCGTTGGAATTTCGATTGCTCCGGCCGGGCCGGCTGCTGGGGTCCTTGCCGACGATGCAGGGCCCACGGCGCGCTGCGATACGCTGTCGCCGCCGCGTAGCGCTGCGGTGCGCAGGCAGGGAGCAGCGCCGACGACGTTGaggacggaggccgccgccgtggtgggCGGAACTTGCAACGCACCCGTCGCTAATGGATGATCGGGCGATGCGTGGCTACCGTCTTTTGGGCCGCGAAGAAATTTCGCAGCGTACGTCCGACCAAACGCCCGCACTCGGGCGTGTCGAGATCATCCCGCGGAAAGGGTGCGCCCCGCAACGGGCGTGAGGCAGCGGGGGAGCCGTGGAACGCAAGGCGGCGCCGCGCCTGGAAGCGGCGGTCGCGTCCGGCGCAAGAaaagccgccgcgccggcggcttcCCCCTCACTCACTCTACCTGCCCCCGCCCGCCGCGGTCTCCTACCGCATCATGGAAGCAGTGATCAGCTAGCAGCCTCACGGCTTGTCGTCGGTGTGGCGTTCTTTGGTGAATTCGCGTGATTTCatccttttttttccccttaGCTCTTTGgtaggcggcgccgcggcggcgttcggAGACAAGGGAGTGCCGCGAGTGGTCGCAGCACGGCGggtcggcggcagcggcgttgGTGGTGTCTGACGGCCGCTGGCCTGGGGTGGGGCGCGCTGGCCGACAGCCTCATGCCAAGGCCTGCGGCCGCGCTCGTGCCCCGACTGCGGCCtgcccccgcgcccgcgcccggttTGCCGGTTCCAGACCCACAAAGACGCCACCACGCCGTGACCTGTCcgcggatggatggatggatggatgaaggGCAGCGCCCCGCCGCCCGTGTTCAaacaggggagggaaggaggagggagaCGCCACCCAGGCAAGCCAGACGCGCGGGTCAAGGCTCCAATGATCCCCACGACGCGCGGCAGTGGAGGGGCAACTCAGGGAAGCCAGGAACGTGCTGCCGTGACAGCCGTGTTGATGCCTTGCTGGCCTCCCTTTATATTTGTTCTATTCCTTTTTTGGGGATAGACAGAGGTGTGAGGCAATAGGTTTAGAAAGCCTTGAACCCCTGGTAGAAGCCGCACAGGAAAAACCCCTGACGTGGCTTACAAGTTGttgatctcatcctcattatTTTGGCCAGCTATATCTCTAATTTGGTTACAACAAGATCCTGAAAATCTACAACGCCTACAATACCAACCGAACCATACAAGGATGAGATCAAATATACATCTAGATACTTTCTGTCAGTGGCGGCGCCAGGGGTATGCCGCTGTATGCCTAGGCATACCCAAGATTTTGAGAAAAATACTAATATGTATTCATAAATGTATACTACTTCTTGCATCCTACAAATAGtgtagttttagaaaatttcaggcACATTACTCATTCGAAGAAATGACTTTGTTATCCCTAATTACTTCTACTAATTGTGATTGAAAACCgtgttatttatttggttttctggATTCTCAATGAATGCATACACATTGGAACTAGAAAAGTCATCAGGTCATCAGGATCGTAGTCTAGCGGATCACTCTCCCACTCTCTTGTACTTATCTCTACGGGTGATTAGCATGAGCAGGGGCCAACCTAGAGAATTTTCCTCTCGGTTCATTCCATGTAGCACCCGGGCAATGGAAACCACTTCAAGCAGTGCACGGCTCCAAAAAAGATTAGCGGCTTTTTTTAAAGATTAGACCAGAGGTTGGTTGAGCTCGCAGAGCATGCACGCATCAGGTGCCGGGTACAGACAGTTGAAAAGCTTCAGCACTTTCTGTTTCTGGTCTGGTGTTCGTACTAACAGAATCCGATGATTGCAGAAACTGCCTTGGACTAGTACCGAGTACTAGTGCGCCTATGCGCGTGATGAACACGGAGGAGCGAGCCATGGATCGTGGATGCCAGATTACCAGTGTCGTGTTCGTTCAGcatcggcgggcggcggcagtccCGGACTCCGGAGAGGAAGACCGCGAGGAACGGGGTGGCGTGCCGGGGGACGACTTGCCAGCCCACGGGCCGAACAAGACACGAGCCGTGTGGCCTGCCACAGCTGCGGGCTTCTTCCTTACAGGCCCAGAACACACCCGCGGGCAGCACGTCGGcatcggcggccggccggcaccCCCGCAGCAGCacacgacgccggcgccgcgctaCACGGCCGGCGTATCCGCTGGCCACGGCGGCTCGGACCGGCTGTTCGGTCGTAGGGCAGCGatgcgcggaggcggcgccgtgccgccgtcgcgcggcggcggcgcccgtccCCGCCACGGGACCGGACTCCCGAGCCACCACGCGACGGACCGCATGCCCGGACGCCTGACGCCGCCGGTGATTCGGAAACTCCAAGGTCGAATCCCGGAGACCCCCGCGCCGCCTACGACATGCCAGGTAAACCTTCCCCCCTTCCATAGCTTCGCGACATGCGGGACAGCATTGCCGACACAGATAGGCCTTGTCAATTTCCTTTTTTACAAAGAGGAAATCAATACGAACTGTACTAatgttttataaaattaaaaaaatgtccTAAATTTTTGCATGAACAAGAGCTAATCCAAATACTACTCGTCCTTCCAATTCGTCGGCGCGCGGGACCCGGCTTCGTACGCGATGACATCACCCGGCTATAAAATCGCGTAACCGCCTCGCGGGCTAGCGGCCCGGCTGAAACGGAAACACAAATATACAGGGAGCCCCCCGAAAAAACTTCTCGGCATCGAAGCGGGGACTGGAAACACTGCTGCTGGAAAACGGAATTTTCCGGGGGGGTAATAGCAAAACACGCTTGCTAATTTGCCCGATCGCCTTGAACCCTAGCCTCTCCGCCCCCCTTCGCCCCCCCGCGTTCCCCAACCCTCATCCGGCCGCGCCCCACGCCTGATTCGGCCCCGGGACGCCCCGAAGGTCGCCGGTGAGGAGCGCAGGCGCGCCGGCGCGCCCGGATCCGGTGGAAGCGCGGCGGATTTCGGCGGCTGACCTGTCTTGGCGGCCCTCGGGGTCGCGCCGGCGTTGCTCCCTGATTCCGGATCTGCGACGAGCGCCGCCCCTACCGCCACGGAGCAGAGCTTCGCCGTCCATCTTCCCCCCAAGGTCAGCAACGCCGCCGGCCTCTGCTCAGGCGCCGCACCGCCAGAAGGTCCCCTGCGCCCCTTCCTCGCACCGCCAGAAGCTCCCTGCGTCCCTtccccgccgcctctgctccggATCCGCCGCCCCCGAGGCCAGCAGCGCCGGCGCCTCTTTTTTTCTCCTCCGACTGGACCAGCATCTCCGGCCCCGAACTGACTCCCTGAACAACGCCGACGCCCCTAGCAAGGAGCTGTAAGTTTGTTCGCTCTCTTGCTTGATGCATGAATGTGTAGTGGAGGATATGCCATTTTTTGGTTGCCATGTTGCTTGATAAATGCATATTTTGATACATGGATGGATTGCTGCAGATTAGTGGTATGTGCATAGGAATTAGTTGCTAGTACAAAATTTAGTTGTATCCATCATTTATGTACTCGTAGTTTAAAAATTAGTGCTGGTACATCTAATGGTATATTTGTGATATTAATCTATTTGATGTAATTGTAATATAATTATGTAGTCAAGACTCAAGACACTCATAGAATATAAGAATTATTGAATTCTGCTCGTATTCAGCACAAAAATGAGATATCATCAGCCTCAAGGGCATTTCAGACATTTTACCACTCAACTCAGAGAATCGACTCAAAATAATGATTGCCAAACACCCAGCTTATCCAGACAGCCGATTCTCCAGGCAGTTGGCTTATGTCAGAATCTTGATTCTCAGAGAAGCGAGGTTCAGAaaagcggaaacaaacagggcctatgAAGGCGGCGGGATACGGCCTCTACGATAGTAGCGGTGAGTTTCCCGAGTTTTCAGGCCGATAGGTTTTTTTGTGGTAGGAAATACAAGATTTGTTGGGCTGAGTAGTAATTTTAGCTTGGTTGTATGATGCCCCGCTTCGGTAATAAATGTGCGAGGCTGCTGGGAAAAAAATGTCAATTTACCACGATTTTTTTTAGGACTATAATGAAATGAAGGCCGGTCATTTAAGTAGTTCATTGTGGTTGTTGTTGCGAAACATGGCATCAGACTTAAATAAGAAGATTTTGAAAGTAGTTTGGTCTCCTTTACTCGGTTACTCCTAAGCAATGTAAATGAGCAGCAGAAGACGTCAGTTGCCTTCTGTAAATATAGGGAATGGATAACTTGCTCAAACTTTGTCGCTTCTGTAAAAAGGTGCCAGGGGCTTCTTCGTAGTGATTTCACAGATGTAAAATATATACTGGTGTGGTAGTAGTTCTACTTGCTATGTTGATTTCTTCCTTACAGTTATTGGTGTCCCAGCTTTCTGTTGATGATACCATGTCAGTCGCCTTCCCTGACTAGTTCTGGGCTTCTGGGACGATATCAAAATTTTAAATACAAGCTTTAAGTTTAGTTCGTGACTTGGTGTAGCAGCCATAAGATTAGATTGGCCATAAGTCTGCCTGCTTGACTTGCTATAAATTGTGTGTTGCATATATTACTACCACAGTATTGATTCCTCTCCCTTTGTTGTAGGGACTGATGATGATCTTCCCCCGGCACAAAATAGAGGACTAAGAGGGCGATCGTTCAGTGCAAACGGTCGAGCATCTGCTGGGGCTTTTCCTTACATGAGGGCAAATAATGATTTGGAGAGCGAAATACATCGGGTCGAGCAAGATGCATATACTGGTGTTCTTAGAGCATTCAAAGTGCAATCCGATGCAATATCATGGGTATTATAGGCAAATTGATTTTTATGCTAACAGTTTCAGCAATATATCTTGGCCTGCCTATTGTGCTgagaataaaataaatgcacttTTGTACAGGAAAAAGAGAGTTTGATTACTGAACTCAGGAAAGAACTGAGAGTGTCTGATGAGGAGCATAGGGAGCTGTTAAATAGAGTCAATGAAGATGGGGCCATCCATCGAATGAGGTATTGCATAAAGCATAACAACTTTTGTGTATGAACATGTTTTGCTCTGTCATCAGGAGATCATGATTTGTTGCTTGTAccgaaaaaaaaattgcagggAGTTAAGGCAGGCTGGTGGAACTCCAAGTGCTCTGCATCGTGGTAGCAGGGCTCTATATGATGCAGAACCTGGGCCCACTGCCAAGAGACAAAGGACATCTCATTTGATTCCTTCGCAATCTGCAGGCCTCCAGTCCCCTGTGATGCCTTCGCACTCCGTTCCATCTGCAAAATGGGGCCCACTATCTGCAAGAGGCAAGAAGCCAAAGACGGTATGTTCAGAATATATACATAATGTTTTTCATTTGTTAAGAACAATTTTATGACAGTTTCTTTACTTGTACAGCCCATGCCACGGGCACTACCATCTGCGGATCCAAGCTCATTAATAAATCACAAAGTTTATACAAGGTGGCCAGACGACAACAACTTCTATGAGGCCACCATAACCCGTTATAACCCCGTGACGGTTGGTTTTAACTTTTGCTACTATTGCTCCTTTGATGCAGATACACATACCTGTCTAGTAACTTTCTTTCATGTTTCCTTTTAGGGTGAGCATGCACTCGTTTATGATATGGGCACACAAGCTGAGACTTGGGAAATGGTCAGGCTTTGTGATGTAAGAAATATTTTCCTGTAATGCTTCTATTGTTTTCCTTTACCCCTTTCCTCCTCCCTTTTCTTCTGTATTTGGTTGTGCCGCCTGCATTATCTTCCATTGAAGTGTTTCATTTTTGGTTATGCATCCAGTCCATGGCTAATAGTTTCTTCTCTACCCTTTGCCATGAATAGTTGATTTTTCTGCATGTGCCTGTGATAGTATCTTCTGACTGACTCCAACTAGTCACTGTCTGCTCATGTAACTCAATAAGGTTAAAATTTAAAGGGTAAAGGATTTGTCGCTGCAGCAGTTTTCTTGCCAATGATTTCTTGCCATGGTACCATACCCCAAATATTATTACCTTTACTGATCTATAGAGCTGTAATTCACTGCTCATATGATATAGTGTATGGAAATCTGTTgattttttcttgttttgcaaGTGAATTAAAGTTTGCTTGTTGAATTAGCCTGGCTGATTGCCACCTTTCTGTTAATTATTCCATTGAAGATTATATGAACACTCCTTTAACAGATGCCACCTGAAGATATAAGATGGGAATTTGATGGGCATCTTTCAAATCGAGATGGTTGGGGCCCTTCTGGCCCTATGTTGACTAGGCACCTCAGCAGCAATGGTGCTATGGCAGGCCCGATCAGGGGGAGAGGCAGGTTATCAATCAATGAGCCTACAAAGGACTACGCTCCACCTCAAAATGGGATCAATAGGAATTTCAATAACATTGACATTCCAAACACTGAAAATGTTGTGACAGAGGTAGGTATATTTTATTCAACAAGTCAGGCGCCAGAAGGTAATCAGATATAATTTTGTCTCAAAGTTGTATGTTCCGAATACAGGTGGAGAGGGTGTTGTCCAATCCGAATATTCGTGAAATTGAAAACGCAAGGAAACTGCTGAAAGTGAGTTAGCTCTTCTGTTCCCATGCTGTTCCCTTTAGAAAATATGTGAACGACAAGGCCTAGTTATCATCCTTTCTATCCTTCAATTGAGATATGTGAAGCCAAACGATATTGTCCTTGTAGGATCAAGAGCAGTCACTACTGGATGCAATTGCCAGACTTGATGAAGCATCGGATAGTGAAAGTGGTAAGTTCCTGGTCAACTCTATGGTTGGAGTGCTCTGTAGACTGTAGGAGTAATAGTAATATTGAGGCGGAGATATCCAAAATGGTGTAGCATTTAAGGGATGGTGTATAGTAGAAAAATAGGATCCTTGGATGAATTATACGTGAAATATTGTTGTTCT
This window contains:
- the LOC120683189 gene encoding uncharacterized protein LOC120683189, whose product is MGRPRGGKAKRPMPQATKSEDADAASGGEEAVMPAYKRRGRPHMHLKADATDDEEDSASVEHVEDSDDGAKPVAPGKGSTTENGGKKRRRRRRQPNNKRGCDPAAEGKDEAVKQSGFRHRGSRRKSTPRRAAEAGVECK
- the LOC120695407 gene encoding uncharacterized protein LOC120695407; this translates as MRVMNTEERAMDRGCQITSVVFVQHRRAAAVPDSGEEDREERGGVPGDDLPAHGPNKTRAVWPATAAGFFLTGPEHTRGQHVGIGGRPAPPQQHTTPAPRYTAGVSAGHGGSDRLFGRRAAMRGGGAVPPSRGGGARPRHGTGLPSHHATDRMPGRLTPPVIRKLQGRIPETPAPPTTCQWRICHFLVAMLLDKCIF
- the LOC120683209 gene encoding protein EMSY-LIKE 3-like isoform X1, translating into MKAAGYGLYDSSGTDDDLPPAQNRGLRGRSFSANGRASAGAFPYMRANNDLESEIHRVEQDAYTGVLRAFKVQSDAISWEKESLITELRKELRVSDEEHRELLNRVNEDGAIHRMRELRQAGGTPSALHRGSRALYDAEPGPTAKRQRTSHLIPSQSAGLQSPVMPSHSVPSAKWGPLSARGKKPKTPMPRALPSADPSSLINHKVYTRWPDDNNFYEATITRYNPVTGEHALVYDMGTQAETWEMVRLCDMPPEDIRWEFDGHLSNRDGWGPSGPMLTRHLSSNGAMAGPIRGRGRLSINEPTKDYAPPQNGINRNFNNIDIPNTENVVTEVERVLSNPNIREIENARKLLKDQEQSLLDAIARLDEASDSESEDMATEGRTGPAGEGNGITT
- the LOC120683209 gene encoding protein EMSY-LIKE 3-like isoform X2, whose product is MKAAGYGLYDSSGTDDDLPPAQNRGLRGRSFSANGRASAGAFPYMRANNDLESEIHRVEQDAYTGVLRAFKVQSDAISWEKESLITELRKELRVSDEEHRELLNRVNEDGAIHRMRELRQAGGTPSALHRGSRALYDAEPGPTAKRQRTSHLIPSQSAGLQSPVMPSHSVPSAKWGPLSARGKKPKTPMPRALPSADPSSLINHKVYTRWPDDNNFYEATITRYNPVTGEHALVYDMGTQAETWEMVRLCDMPPEDIRWEFDGHLSNRDGWGPSGPMLTRHLSSNGAMAGPIRGRGRLSINEPTKDYAPPQNGINRNFNNIDIPNTENVVTEVERVLSNPNIREIENARKLLKDQEQSLLDAIARLDEASDSESDMATEGRTGPAGEGNGITT
- the LOC120683209 gene encoding protein EMSY-LIKE 3-like isoform X3, producing MRANNDLESEIHRVEQDAYTGVLRAFKVQSDAISWEKESLITELRKELRVSDEEHRELLNRVNEDGAIHRMRELRQAGGTPSALHRGSRALYDAEPGPTAKRQRTSHLIPSQSAGLQSPVMPSHSVPSAKWGPLSARGKKPKTPMPRALPSADPSSLINHKVYTRWPDDNNFYEATITRYNPVTGEHALVYDMGTQAETWEMVRLCDMPPEDIRWEFDGHLSNRDGWGPSGPMLTRHLSSNGAMAGPIRGRGRLSINEPTKDYAPPQNGINRNFNNIDIPNTENVVTEVERVLSNPNIREIENARKLLKDQEQSLLDAIARLDEASDSESEDMATEGRTGPAGEGNGITT